Proteins from a genomic interval of Piscinibacter sp. HJYY11:
- a CDS encoding DUF2339 domain-containing protein — protein MKFIFGVVGAILGLLMGELIGGLIGLGVGIGLASMMQKSDKANASKTAAAAPAQPTAAKPSTPPPLPMETRVARLEQEVAMLRAEVKRLSQAPVATAAPASVSVSEPLAFDLPDLAPAPMAAPIPEAAPASFSLPALEPAPAPTPVNEQPDTQPLPLDVPTPAQAATPAAAPTPARPPAPRPAPVPQPTLQERLPPFLSKLIFGGNTIVKVGVLILFLGLAFLLRYAAERVTVPVELRYAGVALLGAVLLVLGWRLRERKDGYGLILQGAGIGVFYLTTLAALKISHLLPAELAFGFLLAVTLLSAVLAMAQNAPWLAYVAAAEGFAAPVLVSTGSGNHIALFSYLAVLDVGIFLMAWFRAWRPLNLIGAVGTFALAGAWAHKHYTDAHYPSTQAFLLFFFVLFTLVGVLFARRALAQGDEPDARRPISQRAAQTLAQVGRVDSTLAFGVPLASYGLQYLMVRGWEFGPAWAAVGFALFYLLLGGVLLRGGNVRYALLGEAYVIVAVIFGTLAIPLALEGEWTGATWAVEAAGMFWLGVRQQRRYARAFALLVLAAATLRLVSALGFDFSPGTPLFTGSVLGVLMLSASAFAMFFVARRAAVDQQGGWEAAGVIGQLWIGLAALALAAWLLLVPQWACVATSLLAFACAWVQARKPLPALQWASAALHAVALAGFASTLHALHGQAMLSNGWQGLVAATVIGVSLLASTWLPLSAVLREAEAKQAAPQWSVASSIGLLAGVGALSSSLLFVMPADIAARVWPWLGLLALWLGLRLRHPALAVAWGALQPGSALAFFVYGPALWAETSTGLTLWTPLVLTLAGLISGDALQRSAKLPRAVPWQRATWLHWGVVLWGLAWWSQVLLPDAWRHLLRTQKYWVLLWPAVLTGWVLVTSVVVTGVARWRDWRVLGQTAWATVPAWVCTPALGMVLVGAAPHQHLGWLVWPLALAWHVVLLRALSRWWSDSAIAPLHVGGFWLFLLLAAREAQWLTAGWGEAGSAWPVLGWVLVPALVLAAITRPAVLQRWPLTTFRMPYLVVACVPVALYLLLWLWVGNTQEGETAPLPYVPLLNPLEAGQGLVLLSLFLWHRALPAGTQLPRQALLAGLGATAFALYTGMVLRTCHHWAGVPWESGALMDSTLTQAALSVAWAIVGVALMMLGHKRVERAVWVVGAALLAVVVLKLFFVELADSGGLYRIVSFIVVGLLLLLVGYFAPVPPSRKEAAHAA, from the coding sequence ATGAAGTTCATCTTCGGCGTGGTCGGCGCCATCCTGGGTTTGCTAATGGGCGAACTGATCGGCGGTCTGATCGGCCTCGGGGTGGGCATCGGGCTCGCCTCGATGATGCAGAAGAGCGACAAGGCGAATGCATCGAAGACCGCGGCTGCCGCGCCGGCACAGCCCACGGCGGCCAAGCCTTCCACCCCGCCGCCACTGCCGATGGAAACGCGTGTGGCGCGCCTGGAGCAGGAAGTGGCGATGCTGCGGGCTGAGGTGAAGCGCCTGTCGCAAGCGCCGGTGGCGACCGCGGCCCCGGCGTCGGTGTCGGTGTCGGAGCCTTTGGCGTTCGACCTGCCCGACCTCGCGCCTGCGCCGATGGCCGCCCCGATCCCCGAGGCCGCGCCGGCGAGCTTCTCGCTGCCTGCGCTGGAGCCTGCACCGGCGCCGACGCCTGTCAATGAACAGCCCGACACGCAGCCATTGCCGCTCGACGTGCCCACGCCGGCACAGGCCGCCACGCCAGCCGCAGCGCCCACGCCTGCGCGTCCACCGGCCCCACGGCCTGCGCCCGTGCCTCAGCCCACGCTGCAGGAGCGCCTGCCGCCGTTCCTGAGCAAGCTCATCTTCGGTGGCAACACCATCGTCAAGGTCGGCGTGCTCATCCTCTTCCTGGGACTGGCCTTCCTGCTGCGCTATGCGGCCGAGCGCGTGACGGTGCCGGTGGAGCTGCGCTATGCCGGCGTCGCGCTGCTCGGCGCGGTGCTGCTGGTGCTCGGCTGGCGCCTGCGCGAGCGCAAGGATGGCTACGGCCTGATCCTGCAAGGCGCGGGCATCGGCGTCTTCTACCTCACCACGCTTGCGGCGCTCAAGATCAGCCACCTGCTGCCAGCCGAGCTCGCCTTCGGCTTCCTCTTGGCCGTCACGCTCCTGAGCGCCGTGCTCGCGATGGCGCAGAACGCGCCGTGGCTCGCCTACGTGGCCGCAGCCGAGGGCTTTGCCGCGCCGGTGCTGGTGTCCACCGGCAGCGGCAACCACATCGCGCTCTTCAGCTACCTCGCGGTGCTCGACGTGGGCATCTTCCTGATGGCGTGGTTCCGTGCCTGGCGGCCGCTCAACCTGATCGGCGCGGTGGGCACCTTCGCGCTCGCCGGCGCCTGGGCCCACAAGCACTACACCGACGCGCACTACCCGAGCACGCAGGCCTTCCTGCTGTTCTTCTTCGTGCTCTTCACGCTGGTGGGCGTGCTCTTCGCGCGACGTGCGCTCGCGCAGGGCGACGAGCCCGATGCGCGTCGCCCGATCTCGCAGCGCGCGGCGCAGACGCTGGCGCAGGTGGGCCGTGTCGACAGCACGCTGGCCTTTGGCGTGCCGCTCGCAAGCTACGGCCTGCAATACCTGATGGTGCGCGGCTGGGAGTTCGGCCCCGCGTGGGCGGCGGTCGGCTTTGCGCTCTTCTACCTGCTGCTCGGTGGCGTCCTGCTCAGAGGCGGCAATGTGCGCTACGCCTTGCTGGGCGAGGCCTACGTGATCGTCGCCGTGATTTTCGGCACGCTGGCGATCCCGCTCGCGCTCGAAGGCGAATGGACGGGCGCCACCTGGGCGGTGGAAGCGGCCGGCATGTTCTGGCTCGGCGTGCGGCAGCAGCGGCGCTATGCGCGGGCATTCGCGCTGCTGGTGCTGGCGGCGGCCACGCTGCGGCTGGTGAGCGCGCTCGGCTTCGACTTCTCGCCGGGCACGCCGCTCTTCACCGGCTCGGTGCTGGGCGTGCTGATGCTCTCGGCGAGCGCGTTCGCGATGTTCTTCGTGGCCCGCCGCGCGGCAGTCGACCAGCAGGGCGGCTGGGAGGCCGCCGGCGTCATCGGCCAACTGTGGATCGGCCTGGCGGCACTGGCACTTGCGGCCTGGTTGCTGCTGGTGCCGCAGTGGGCGTGTGTGGCGACCTCGCTGCTCGCCTTCGCCTGCGCCTGGGTGCAGGCGCGCAAGCCGCTGCCGGCCCTGCAGTGGGCGAGTGCGGCGCTGCATGCCGTGGCGCTGGCCGGTTTCGCAAGCACGCTGCACGCCTTGCATGGCCAGGCGATGCTCAGCAACGGCTGGCAAGGGCTGGTGGCCGCGACCGTGATCGGCGTGAGCCTGCTGGCGAGCACCTGGCTGCCCTTGAGCGCGGTGCTGCGTGAGGCCGAGGCGAAGCAAGCCGCGCCGCAGTGGTCGGTTGCCAGCAGCATCGGCTTGCTGGCGGGCGTTGGCGCCTTGTCGTCGAGCCTGCTCTTCGTGATGCCGGCCGACATCGCGGCACGCGTCTGGCCCTGGCTCGGCTTGCTCGCGTTGTGGCTGGGCCTGCGCCTGCGCCATCCGGCGCTGGCCGTCGCCTGGGGCGCGCTGCAGCCCGGTTCTGCGCTGGCATTCTTCGTCTATGGCCCTGCGCTGTGGGCCGAGACGAGCACGGGCCTCACTTTGTGGACACCGCTCGTGCTCACGCTCGCCGGCCTGATCTCGGGCGACGCGCTGCAGCGCTCGGCCAAGCTGCCGCGCGCCGTGCCCTGGCAGCGGGCCACGTGGCTGCACTGGGGCGTGGTGCTGTGGGGCCTCGCGTGGTGGTCGCAGGTGCTGCTGCCCGATGCGTGGCGCCACCTGCTGCGCACGCAGAAGTACTGGGTGCTGCTGTGGCCGGCGGTGCTCACCGGCTGGGTGCTCGTCACCTCGGTGGTGGTGACCGGTGTCGCACGCTGGCGCGACTGGCGTGTGCTCGGCCAGACGGCCTGGGCCACCGTGCCGGCCTGGGTGTGCACCCCGGCGCTCGGGATGGTGCTTGTCGGCGCTGCGCCGCACCAGCACCTGGGCTGGCTGGTCTGGCCGCTCGCGCTGGCGTGGCATGTGGTGTTGTTGCGCGCCTTGTCGCGCTGGTGGTCCGACTCGGCGATCGCGCCCTTGCACGTGGGCGGGTTCTGGCTCTTCCTGCTGCTCGCCGCGCGCGAGGCGCAGTGGCTCACCGCCGGCTGGGGCGAAGCCGGCTCGGCCTGGCCGGTGCTGGGCTGGGTGCTGGTGCCGGCGCTCGTGCTCGCAGCGATCACACGGCCGGCCGTGCTGCAGCGCTGGCCGCTCACGACCTTCCGCATGCCTTATCTCGTGGTGGCGTGTGTGCCGGTCGCGCTGTACCTGCTGCTGTGGCTGTGGGTCGGCAACACGCAGGAGGGCGAAACTGCGCCGCTCCCTTACGTGCCCTTGCTGAACCCGCTCGAAGCAGGGCAGGGCCTGGTGCTGCTGTCGCTCTTCCTCTGGCACCGTGCCTTGCCGGCCGGCACTCAGCTGCCGCGCCAGGCGTTGCTGGCCGGCCTGGGTGCCACGGCGTTCGCGCTCTACACCGGCATGGTGCTGCGCACCTGTCACCACTGGGCCGGCGTGCCGTGGGAGAGCGGGGCGCTGATGGACTCGACGCTCACGCAGGCCGCGCTGTCGGTGGCCTGGGCCATCGTCGGCGTGGCGCTGATGATGCTCGGCCACAAGCGCGTCGAGCGCGCGGTGTGGGTGGTCGGTGCGGCGCTGCTGGCCGTCGTGGTGTTGAAGCTCTTCTTCGTGGAGCTGGCCGACAGCGGCGGCCTCTACCGCATCGTGTCGTTCATCGTGGTCGGGCTGTTGCTGCTGCTCGTGGGCTACTTCGCCCCCGTGCCGCCCAGCCGCAAGGAGGCAGCACATGCGGCATAG